One Helianthus annuus cultivar XRQ/B chromosome 7, HanXRQr2.0-SUNRISE, whole genome shotgun sequence genomic region harbors:
- the LOC110890618 gene encoding probable aldo-keto reductase 2, with protein sequence MSVVRKIKLGSQGLKVSAIGLGCMGMSSGYGPPKPEEDMIKVIHHAINSGVTHLDTSDIYGRHANEILIGKALKGVKREDVQLATKFGIKVGGQFEISGEPEYVRACCEASLKRLDVDYIDLYYVHRIDKKVPIEITMGELKKLVEEGKIRHIGLSEAGPATIRRAHAVHPITAVQLEWSLWTRDAEEEVIPTCRELGIGIVPFCPLGSGFFATGPKVVENLADNDFRKVLPRLQGENFDHNKVVFERVNEMAQKKGCTPAQLALAWVLHQGDDVGPIPGTTKITNLTQNLGALAVKLTPQDMAELESMASFKGSRQPESLAAHSYKNSDTPPLSSWKSE encoded by the exons ATGTCAGTTGTGAGAAAAATAAAGCTGGGATCACAAGGGCTAAAGGTTTCAGCCATTGGTCTAGGATGCATGGGCATGTCTTCAGGCTACGGTCCCCCCAAACCAGAAGAAGACATGATCAAAGTCATCCACCACGCCATCAACTCCGGCGTCACTCACCTCGATACCTCTGACATCTACGGACGTCACGCCAACGAAATCCTTATCGGCAAG GCATTAAAGGGAGTAAAGAGAGAGGATGTTCAATTGGCTACCAAATTTGGGATCAAAGTTGGTGGTCAGTTTGAAATCAGTGGTGAACCGGAGTACGTTAGAGCTTGTTGTGAAGCCAGTTTGAAGCGGCTTGATGTTGATTACATTGATCTTTACTATGTTCATCGCATCGATAAAAAAGTCCCTATTGAAATCACT ATGGGAGAATTGAAGAAACTGGTTGAAGAGGGTAAAATAAGACACATTGGTCTATCTGAGGCTGGTCCAGCAACTATTAGAAGGGCACACGCGGTTCATCCCATAACTGCAGTACAACTGGAGTGGTCTTTGTGGACTAGAGATGCAGAGGAAGAGGTTATTCCTACCTGCAG GGAATTAGGAATTGGGATTGTGCCGTTTTGTCCATTGGGTAGTGGCTTCTTCGCAACGGGTCCAAAGGTGGTGGAAAATCTGGCAGATAATGACTTTAGAAAG GTTCTACCAAGGCTGCAAGGAGAGAACTTTGATCACAATAAAGTTGTATTTGAGCGAGTGAATGAAATGGCACAAAAAAAGGGGTGCACCCCGGCACAGTTGGCATTGGCTTGGGTCCTGCACCAAGGGGATGATGTAGGTCCAATCCCTGGTACAACCAAGATCACAAATCTGACCCAGAACCTTGGAGCCCTTGCGGTTAAACTCACACCTCAAGACATGGCTGAGCTTGAATCTATGGCTTCATTCAAGGGTTCTAGACAGCCTGAATCGCTTGCAGCTCACAGTTACAAGAACTCTGATACTCCACCCTTGTCCTCATGGAAATCCGAGTAA
- the LOC110890611 gene encoding probable aldo-keto reductase 2: MTVKLTLLHCISYQSTYPPHTNSNPQTPMASVVPKVKLGSQGLLVSAQGLGCMGMTGSYGLPKPQPDMIKLIHQAIDSGVTFLDTSDVYGPHTNEILVGKALKEGGLRDKVQIATKFGIRQVDGKTEACGDPAYVRSCCEASLKRLDIDCIDLYYIHRIDIRVPIEVTMGELKKLVEEGKVKYVGLSEACASTIRRAHAVHPITAVQNEWSLWSRDLEDEIIPTCRELGIGIVPYSPIGRGFLAVGPSLAENLIEGDFRKRMPRFQNADHNKTIFERVSEMATRKGCTAAQLALAWVHHQGTDVVPIPGTTKLENFKQNIGALSVKLTPEEMAELESFASNEAVKGDRHAVMRMTWINSETPPLSSWKANL, translated from the exons ATGACAGTCAAACTAACCCTTCTGCACTGCATATCTTACCAATCAACATATCCACCCCACACAAACTCTAATCCACAAACACCAATGGCTTCCGTGGTTCCTAAAGTGAAATTAGGCTCACAAGGTCTACTTGTTTCAGCACAAGGGTTGGGTTGTATGGGTATGACCGGAAGCTACGGTCTCCCCAAACCCCAACCCGACATGATCAAACTCATCCACCAAGCCATTGATTCCGGCGTCACATTTCTTGACACTTCCGACGTCTACGGTCCCCACACCAACGAAATCCTCGTCGGCAAG GCTTTGAAAGAAGGAGGACTTCGAGACAAAGTTCAAATCGCTACGAAATTTGGAATCCGACAGGTGGATGGAAAGACAGAAGCGTGTGGTGATCCGGCGTATGTACGGTCATGTTGTGAAGCTAGCCTGAAGAGACTTGATATTGATTGTATTGATCTCTACTATATTCATCGGATTGATATTCGAGTCCCAATCGAAGTCACG ATGGGAGAACTGAAGAAACTGGTTGAGGAAGGGAAAGTGAAGTATGTGGGATTATCAGAAGCGTGTGCTTCAACGATCAGAAGGGCTCATGCGGTTCATCCGATAACAGCCGTACAGAACGAGTGGTCTTTATGGTCAAGAGATTTGGAAGATGAAATTATTCCTACTTGCAG AGAACTTGGCATTGGGATAGTTCCTTACAGTCCTATTGGCAGGGGATTCTTAGCTGTCGGCCCGTCGTTGGCTGAAAACTTGATAGAGGGTGACTTCAGGAAG AGGATGCCAAGGTTTCAGAATGCGGATCACAACAAGACTATATTCGAGCGTGTGAGCGAGATGGCTACAAGGAAAGGGTGCACCGCAGCTCAACTAGCCTTAGCCTGGGTGCATCACCAAGGAACTGATGTGGTTCCAATACCAGGAACCACAAAGCTTGAAAACTTTAAGCAAAACATTGGGGCTTTATCTGTAAAGCTAACACCGGAGGAGATGGCTGAACTTGAATCATTTGCTTCAAATGAAGCTGTAAAGGGTGATAGACATGCAGTGATGCGAATGACATGGATAAATTCAGAGACTCCTCCGTTGTCGTCTTGGAAAGCCAATTTATGA
- the LOC110888492 gene encoding uncharacterized protein LOC110888492, translating into MDSKNHPALAVSNIKTHIPITLEQDSAQYTTWSTLFQVQCRIFEVADHLSPPPATASSSSADSEKKADDSADKALWQRIDAVVLQWIYATISPALLHVILSPGQTAYEAWTAVQN; encoded by the coding sequence ATGGATTCCAAGAATCACCCGGCTCTTGCCGTCTCCAATATCAAAACACATATCCCCATCACGCTTGAACAGGATTCCGCACAATATACAACTTGGTCCACTCTATTCCAAGTTCAGTGCAGGATTTTTGAAGTTGCTGATCACCTCAGCCCACCGCCGGCCACCGCCTCCTCTTCCTCCGCAGACTCAGAAAAGAAAGCCGATGACTCAGCCGATAAGGCCCTCTGGCAGCGCATCGATGCAGTTGTTCTTCAGTGGATTTACGCCACCATCTCCCCCGCTCTTCTCCACGTTATTCTCTCTCCCGGGCAAACGGCATATGAAGCATGGACAGCCGTGCAAAATTAG
- the LOC110890612 gene encoding probable aldo-keto reductase 2, whose product MASMVPKVELGSQGLVVSAQGLGCMGMSGIYGLPKPEPDMIKLIHDAIDSGVTFLDTSDVYGPHTNEILVGKALKGVREKVQIATKFGIQWMDEKREARGDPEYVRSACEGSLKRLDIDCIDLYYIHRIDIRVPIEVTMGELKKLVEEGKVKYVGLSEASAATIRRAHAVHPITAVQNEWSLWSRDLEDEIVPTCRELGIGIVPYSPIGRGFLAAGSSLAENLVEGDFRKSMPRFQNVDHNKTVFEQVNEMATRKGCTAAQLALAWVHHQGTDVVPIPGTTKLENLKQNIGALSVKLTPEELAELESFASSESVKGERHAYMNSTWINSETPPLSSWRGNLEVV is encoded by the exons ATGGCTTCAATGGTGCCAAAAGTGGAACTAGGTTCACAAGGTTTAGTTGTTTCAGCACAGGGGTTGGGTTGTATGGGTATGTCCGGGATCTACGGGCTCCCCAAACCCGAACCCGATATGATCAAGCTCATCCACGACGCCATTGATTCTGGAGTCACATTCCTTGACACATCCGACGTCTATGGTCCTCACACCAACGAAATCCTCGTAGGCAAG GCTTTGAAAGGAGTTCGAGAGAAAGTTCAAATTGCTACGAAATTTGGAATCCAATGGATGGATGAAAAGAGAGAAGCGCGTGGTGATCCGGAGTATGTTCGGTCAGCTTGTGAAGGTAGCTTGAAGAGACTTGATATTGATTGTATTGATCTCTACTATATTCATAGGATTGATATTCGAGTCCCAATCGAAGTCACG ATGGGAGAGCTGAAGAAACTGGTTGAGGAAGGGAAAGTGAAGTATGTTGGATTATCAGAAGCATCCGCCGCTACAATCAGAAGGGCTCATGCGGTTCATCCAATAACAGCGGTACAAAATGAGTGGTCTTTATGGTCAAGAGATTTGGAGGATGAAATTGTTCCAACTTGCAG AGAACTTGGCATTGGGATTGTTCCTTACAGTCCTATTGGCAGGGGATTCCTAGCTGCCGGCTCGTCATTGGCTGAAAATTTGGTTGAGGGTGACTTCAGGAAG AGTATGCCAAGGTTTCAAAATGTGGATCACAACAAGACTGTATTCGAGCAAGTGAATGAGATGGCTACAAGGAAAGGGTGCACCGCGGCTCAACTAGCCCTAGCATGGGTGCACCACCAAGGAACTGATGTGGTTCCAATACCAGGGACCACGAAGCTTGAAAACTTAAAGCAAAACATTGGGGCTTTGTCTGTAAAGCTAACACCGGAAGAACTAGCTGAACTTGAATCATTTGCTTCAAGTGAATCTGTGAAGGGGGAAAGACATGCATACATGAATTCGACTTGGATAAATTCGGAGACTCCTCCATTGTCTTCTTGGAGAGGCAATCTAGAAGTTGTTTAA